Sequence from the Octopus bimaculoides isolate UCB-OBI-ISO-001 unplaced genomic scaffold, ASM119413v2 Scaffold_254236, whole genome shotgun sequence genome:
TACAGCAGCCAAGTAGACTGGAGCTCCGGCACCGACACGTTGGGCATAGTTTCCCTTACGGAGAAGACGGTGGATACGACCGACAGGGAACTGAAGTCCAGCACGGGATGAACGGGTCTTACTCTTTCCCTTCACTTTACCTCCTTTACCACGACCAGACATTTTCAGAGTTTGA
This genomic interval carries:
- the LOC106867117 gene encoding histone H2A encodes the protein MSGRGKGGKVKGKSKTRSSRAGLQFPVGRIHRLLRKGNYAQRVGAGAPVYLAAVMEYLAAEVLELAGNAARDNKKSRIIPRHLQLAIRNDEELNKLLSGVTIAQGGV